From a single Fulvivirga ulvae genomic region:
- a CDS encoding formylglycine-generating enzyme family protein yields the protein METINKNIGKESIDALFVTIPSGTVEMRDDRRKEVWLSKIETFELSKYPITQDLYETITGENPSTFKGERLPVETVAWIDAVNFCNRLSALAGKTKCYTVNLSTENVEFDPKANGFRLPTEAEWQYACQAGTKQIRYGALDEIAWVKENSGDRTHEVGQKQPNEWGLYDMLGNVWEWCTDIYDETVYGSYRVFRGGGWCDQERSVMATTRRRSHPFSFKIDDLGFRVARNLTN from the coding sequence GTGGAGACGATAAACAAAAACATAGGTAAAGAATCAATTGACGCGTTGTTTGTCACTATTCCGTCCGGTACGGTTGAAATGAGAGATGACAGAAGAAAGGAAGTCTGGCTATCCAAAATCGAGACCTTCGAGCTATCCAAATATCCCATAACCCAGGATTTATACGAAACAATCACCGGCGAAAACCCATCAACATTTAAGGGGGAAAGGTTGCCAGTGGAGACCGTTGCCTGGATTGACGCAGTAAATTTTTGCAATAGATTATCAGCATTAGCAGGGAAAACCAAATGCTACACAGTTAATTTATCAACGGAAAATGTGGAATTTGACCCAAAAGCCAATGGATTTCGACTACCAACGGAAGCCGAGTGGCAGTATGCCTGTCAGGCAGGAACTAAACAAATCAGGTATGGAGCTTTGGATGAAATAGCCTGGGTGAAAGAGAACTCCGGTGACCGAACCCATGAAGTAGGGCAAAAGCAACCTAACGAATGGGGGCTTTATGATATGCTCGGCAATGTTTGGGAATGGTGTACAGACATTTACGACGAAACCGTCTACGGATCATACCGTGTATTTCGTGGAGGCGGCTGGTGCGATCAGGAAAGAAGTGTGATGGCAACTACCCGGAGGAGAAGCCACCCTTTTTCTTTTAAGATTGATGATTTGGGGTTTAGGGTTGCGAGGAATTTGACAAATTAA
- a CDS encoding S41 family peptidase produces the protein MMKDIAKFILLSGLLVLASCKLASEKPETAGNDSLSKQKMLEDYELFEGIFRKANAGLYKYRSENEIDSVFEANKQRLVDNLSYREFYNILWDVIDYTGSSHNSLTYPDSLDKHLNKQKIFFPIPLKYIEGKLYTNLEYGQIANGSEIVDVNGISGEAFSSLISRYASTDGFNKTGKYANIATDWLAFYIYLAIGEQDYFTVEYRERGSGETRKEKIESVPYAIFYKNYKERHSKDFESRMDEDYSFYFLDSINTGLLNVHTFGMGGPDSEGHKKYAFFLDSVFTTLKKQKVEKLIVDIRDNGGGNDPNDILLYSYLTQRNFRENKSAFTIFQDIPFREHYADDDIDELPLELKEEHSIFRNGRYYQNESFNKVWEPRENAFNGKLILMIDPFVASAGSLFASMVKSDENTVVIGEETLGGYYGHTGHIPVTYKLPNSKLNLTFSIVDLEQDVEELHDEKPGDGIIPDFEVVQTYEDFMNHRDAQLNFAIEKIKEL, from the coding sequence ATGATGAAAGACATTGCAAAATTTATCCTGCTGTCGGGTTTATTGGTGCTGGCTTCCTGTAAACTGGCCAGTGAAAAACCTGAAACAGCCGGAAATGACTCCCTCTCAAAGCAGAAAATGCTGGAAGACTATGAACTGTTTGAAGGAATATTCAGGAAAGCAAACGCCGGACTTTATAAGTATCGTTCTGAAAATGAAATAGATAGTGTGTTTGAGGCGAACAAACAAAGGTTGGTAGATAATTTATCATATCGGGAGTTTTACAATATCCTGTGGGACGTTATTGATTATACAGGAAGTAGCCACAATTCATTAACCTACCCCGACTCTTTGGACAAGCATTTGAATAAGCAAAAAATATTCTTTCCTATTCCGCTCAAGTACATCGAAGGGAAGTTGTATACCAACCTTGAATATGGGCAAATAGCTAATGGAAGTGAAATCGTTGATGTAAACGGCATCAGTGGCGAAGCATTTTCCTCCCTTATTTCCCGGTATGCAAGTACGGACGGCTTTAACAAAACCGGCAAATACGCAAACATAGCTACAGATTGGCTCGCTTTCTATATTTACCTTGCCATCGGTGAGCAGGACTATTTCACGGTCGAATACAGAGAAAGGGGTAGTGGAGAAACGCGGAAAGAAAAAATTGAAAGCGTGCCTTATGCCATTTTTTATAAAAACTATAAAGAGCGGCATTCTAAAGACTTTGAAAGCAGGATGGATGAAGACTACAGCTTTTATTTCCTGGACAGCATCAATACCGGCCTTTTAAATGTGCACACCTTCGGCATGGGAGGCCCGGATTCGGAAGGGCATAAAAAGTATGCATTTTTTTTGGATTCGGTTTTTACCACCCTTAAAAAACAAAAGGTTGAAAAGTTAATCGTTGATATCCGCGACAATGGCGGTGGTAACGATCCAAACGATATCCTTCTGTATTCATACCTGACCCAAAGAAATTTCAGGGAAAACAAATCAGCATTTACTATTTTTCAGGACATTCCATTTCGCGAACACTATGCGGATGATGATATTGATGAGCTTCCGCTGGAACTTAAAGAGGAGCATTCTATCTTCAGAAACGGCAGGTATTATCAAAACGAATCTTTCAATAAGGTTTGGGAACCCAGGGAAAATGCTTTTAATGGGAAATTGATTTTAATGATTGACCCTTTTGTAGCCTCTGCAGGTTCACTATTTGCGAGTATGGTCAAGAGTGATGAAAATACTGTAGTGATAGGAGAGGAGACTTTGGGTGGTTATTACGGCCATACAGGACATATCCCCGTGACTTACAAGCTGCCCAACTCTAAACTTAACTTGACATTTTCTATTGTTGACCTTGAGCAGGATGTGGAGGAATTGCACGATGAAAAACCGGGAGATGGAATAATCCCCGACTTTGAGGTCGTACAGACTTATGAGGACTTTATGAACCACCGGGATGCACAACTAAACTTTGCTATTGAAAAAATAAAAGAACTGTAG
- a CDS encoding ABC transporter ATP-binding protein, translated as MQTQLQEVISYMPEPVLSPEMLVCKDLRKVYPTPKGEYVVLDDLQLSIRQGEFVSIIGHSGCGKSTLLTMMAGLNEISGGQILVDDDVVRDAGPDRAVVFQSPSLLPWLTALQNVMIGVKQVFPGASQAEKEDICKYYLDKVGLGNDFYKRATDLSQGMQQRVGIARAFALKPKVLLLDEPFGMLDSLTRGELQDVLLEIWQKEQITAVAITHDVDESIFLADRVIMMTSGPYAKIGDELVIPIERPRNRKDVLEHPDYYDYRGYLLNFLNH; from the coding sequence ATGCAAACACAACTGCAAGAAGTAATATCGTATATGCCAGAGCCGGTACTTAGCCCGGAAATGCTTGTCTGTAAGGATCTGCGAAAAGTATATCCTACTCCAAAAGGGGAATATGTAGTGCTCGATGATTTGCAGCTTTCCATCAGGCAGGGAGAGTTCGTTTCCATTATCGGGCATTCCGGATGTGGCAAATCAACACTATTGACCATGATGGCCGGGTTAAATGAGATTAGCGGCGGGCAGATCCTCGTAGATGATGATGTGGTAAGGGATGCCGGCCCCGACCGGGCGGTTGTTTTTCAGTCACCCAGCCTTTTGCCCTGGCTGACTGCCCTGCAAAATGTAATGATAGGCGTCAAACAGGTGTTCCCCGGAGCATCCCAGGCAGAAAAAGAGGATATCTGCAAATACTATCTGGACAAGGTTGGCCTGGGCAACGATTTTTACAAAAGGGCTACTGACCTTTCGCAGGGCATGCAACAAAGAGTGGGCATTGCCCGGGCTTTTGCACTGAAGCCCAAAGTACTCCTCCTGGATGAGCCTTTCGGCATGCTGGACTCACTCACCCGTGGGGAGCTTCAGGATGTACTGCTTGAGATCTGGCAGAAAGAGCAGATCACGGCAGTGGCCATCACCCATGATGTAGATGAATCCATCTTCCTGGCGGACCGGGTAATCATGATGACCAGTGGGCCATACGCCAAAATTGGCGATGAGCTGGTGATCCCGATCGAGCGTCCGAGAAACCGTAAAGACGTGCTGGAGCACCCCGACTACTATGACTATAGGGGCTATTTGCTGAATTTTCTTAATCATTAA
- a CDS encoding ABC transporter ATP-binding protein, whose product MAILELNNVSKSFGAGSSRIDVLEDINLSVREGEFLAIVGFSGSGKTTLINLINGLIFPDAGEVLLKGKPIAGPGPDRGVIFQNYSLLPWLSVYSNVKLAVDQVFPKMSSSENEAHVLSYIEMVNLTAAKDKKPSELSGGMRQRVSVARALAMNPEMLLMDEPLSALDALTRGSLQEEIIKIWSRDRKTAILITNDVDEGILMADRIIPMTPGPKATLGPEFKVPFERPRDVTNINKDTQYKRLRNDILEYLIEVGATRRQVSDQKYILPDLKPTMPGRVIFGRKKKKDKVKYF is encoded by the coding sequence ATGGCCATATTAGAACTGAATAACGTTTCGAAATCCTTCGGTGCCGGCTCTTCCAGGATCGATGTACTCGAAGACATCAACCTGAGTGTCAGGGAAGGGGAATTCTTAGCTATCGTAGGGTTTTCCGGAAGTGGCAAAACTACGCTCATCAACCTGATCAACGGACTGATATTTCCGGATGCCGGTGAGGTGCTGCTTAAAGGTAAGCCCATTGCCGGCCCCGGGCCTGACAGGGGTGTCATTTTTCAAAATTACTCCCTGCTGCCATGGCTTTCGGTGTACAGCAATGTGAAACTGGCGGTAGATCAGGTGTTTCCAAAAATGTCGTCATCGGAGAATGAAGCCCACGTTTTGAGCTACATTGAAATGGTGAACTTAACTGCGGCTAAAGACAAAAAGCCATCTGAGCTTTCCGGCGGTATGCGCCAGCGGGTATCCGTAGCGCGGGCACTGGCCATGAACCCTGAGATGCTGCTGATGGATGAACCTTTGAGTGCATTGGACGCCCTTACCCGGGGCTCACTCCAGGAGGAGATCATCAAGATCTGGAGCAGGGACAGGAAAACCGCCATATTGATCACCAATGATGTGGATGAAGGTATACTGATGGCTGACCGCATCATTCCTATGACTCCCGGTCCTAAGGCGACATTGGGGCCTGAGTTTAAGGTGCCATTTGAACGCCCCCGGGACGTAACCAACATCAACAAAGACACTCAGTACAAAAGGTTGAGAAATGACATTTTAGAATACCTGATTGAGGTAGGTGCCACAAGAAGACAGGTGAGCGATCAGAAATACATCCTGCCTGACCTCAAACCTACCATGCCGGGAAGAGTCATTTTCGGCAGAAAGAAGAAGAAAGATAAAGTCAAATACTTTTAA